The following proteins are co-located in the Labrys monachus genome:
- the nudC gene encoding NAD(+) diphosphatase yields the protein MTVHSLFDRSAAIGFCVNPLDRVSDRREDADFIARSLEDPASRFFAFAGDVPVLRKHGGGYEAAFTRADIETFRDGRQTVLLGLQPDGGAVFARSFDKALAEEIAGREDIEAIDLRSTAQRGLVPDEVLGELSCAKETLDWHNRHRFCANCGHATEAVSGGWRRDCGQCGAQHFPRVDPVVIMLAVDGDRCLMGRQARFPEKMYSALAGFLEPGETVEDAVRREIREEAGIACSHVRYFASQPWPFPSSLMVGCFARAIGDGITIDMKELEDARWFTRAEVVQMLAETHPAGLLAPKPVAIAHHLLKEFAEKGGEVVP from the coding sequence ATGACAGTTCATTCCCTGTTCGACCGCTCCGCCGCGATCGGTTTTTGCGTCAACCCGCTCGACCGGGTCTCCGACCGGCGGGAAGACGCCGATTTCATTGCCCGCAGTCTCGAAGATCCCGCCAGCCGCTTCTTCGCCTTCGCCGGGGACGTGCCCGTGCTGCGCAAGCATGGCGGCGGCTACGAGGCCGCCTTCACCCGCGCCGACATCGAGACGTTCCGGGACGGCCGGCAGACGGTTCTGCTCGGGCTGCAGCCGGACGGCGGGGCGGTCTTCGCGCGTTCCTTCGACAAGGCGCTGGCGGAGGAGATCGCCGGGCGGGAGGACATCGAGGCGATCGACCTGCGGTCCACCGCCCAGCGCGGGCTGGTGCCCGACGAGGTCCTGGGCGAACTGAGCTGCGCCAAGGAAACCCTCGACTGGCACAACCGCCATCGCTTCTGCGCCAATTGCGGCCATGCGACCGAGGCGGTGTCCGGCGGCTGGCGTCGCGACTGCGGGCAGTGCGGCGCGCAGCATTTCCCGCGCGTCGACCCCGTGGTGATCATGCTGGCGGTCGACGGCGACCGCTGCCTCATGGGCCGGCAGGCGCGCTTTCCCGAGAAGATGTATTCGGCCCTGGCCGGCTTCCTCGAGCCCGGCGAGACGGTGGAGGACGCGGTGCGCCGCGAGATCCGCGAGGAGGCCGGCATCGCCTGCTCGCATGTGCGCTATTTTGCTTCCCAGCCCTGGCCCTTCCCGTCGTCGCTGATGGTCGGCTGCTTTGCGCGCGCCATCGGCGACGGCATCACCATCGACATGAAGGAACTGGAGGATGCCCGCTGGTTCACGCGGGCCGAGGTGGTGCAGATGCTGGCGGAGACCCATCCCGCCGGCCTGCTGGCGCCCAAGCCGGTGGCGATCGCCCACCACCTCCTGAAGGAATTCGCGGAGAAGGGCGGCGAGGTGGTGCCGTAG
- a CDS encoding IS110 family transposase, translating into MAHQFCGADVSKARLDVEMLDPRGEVVRASFINDAAQIADFAALCREHGVELVVMEATGGYERLAFLLLWEAGIPCALANARSVRRFAEAMGVLEKTDRIDAGMIRRFAEVKQMRPDPPPSLAQQSLTALVRRLGQVTSDLVVQKQRRQITTDAKALASLDELIAFLKRQSRSLEGEIAGLIDEDPLWSHLGETFRSVKGVANRSIARLMADLPEIGTYSNRAIAKLVGLAPIARESGALEGKRHIRAGRAPVRSILFLVADIARRYDPGLKQFHQRLLDAKKPKMVIRIALARKLLVKLNAKARDARIAFANAT; encoded by the coding sequence GTGGCGCATCAGTTTTGTGGAGCAGATGTTTCGAAGGCGCGTCTCGACGTGGAGATGCTGGACCCGCGTGGCGAGGTGGTGAGAGCTTCTTTCATCAACGACGCGGCGCAGATCGCCGACTTTGCGGCCTTGTGCCGGGAGCATGGCGTTGAATTGGTGGTGATGGAGGCGACCGGCGGCTATGAGCGGCTGGCCTTCCTGCTTCTGTGGGAGGCTGGCATCCCCTGTGCCCTGGCCAATGCCCGGTCGGTGCGCCGCTTCGCCGAAGCCATGGGGGTGCTGGAGAAGACCGACCGGATCGATGCGGGCATGATCCGGCGCTTCGCCGAAGTGAAGCAGATGCGGCCCGATCCGCCGCCGAGCTTGGCCCAGCAAAGCCTGACGGCGCTTGTACGCCGGCTCGGCCAGGTCACGAGCGACCTTGTGGTCCAGAAGCAGCGGCGCCAGATAACGACCGACGCCAAGGCTCTCGCCAGCCTGGACGAATTGATCGCCTTCCTCAAACGCCAGTCGCGTTCGCTGGAGGGCGAGATCGCCGGTCTGATCGACGAGGATCCCCTCTGGAGCCATCTGGGGGAGACTTTTCGGTCGGTCAAGGGCGTGGCCAATCGCTCGATCGCCCGCCTGATGGCGGACCTGCCGGAAATCGGCACCTATTCCAACCGAGCCATCGCCAAACTGGTCGGCCTTGCCCCGATCGCCAGGGAAAGCGGCGCACTCGAAGGCAAGCGCCATATCCGCGCCGGCCGGGCTCCGGTGCGTTCGATCCTCTTCCTGGTCGCCGACATCGCCCGTCGCTACGACCCCGGCCTGAAACAATTCCACCAGAGGTTGCTGGATGCCAAGAAGCCCAAAATGGTCATCCGTATTGCCCTGGCCCGCAAACTTCTCGTCAAGCTCAACGCAAAAGCACGCGATGCGCGCATCGCTTTCGCCAACGCAACTTGA
- a CDS encoding prephenate dehydratase has product MSPPPLKIAFQGEPGANSHIASLNVFPEAEPLPCPTFEDAFNAVSSGQAALAMIPIENSVAGRVADIHHLMPTADLHIVGEYFLPIHHQLMAIPGASLQTIRTVHSHPQALGQCRNTMRRLHLTPVTESDTAGSARLVRDWQDPGRAALAPALAAEIYGLEILAADVEDETHNMTRFIVLSNEPRWPPVGDGPCITSLLFTVRNLPAALYKAMGGFATNGVNMTKLESYMVGGFFFATQFYADVEGHPDEPGLRRAIDELRFFSTEVRIVGVYPANPVRGVRAPPAE; this is encoded by the coding sequence ATGAGTCCGCCCCCCCTCAAGATCGCCTTCCAGGGCGAGCCCGGCGCCAATTCCCATATCGCCAGCCTCAATGTCTTTCCCGAGGCCGAGCCGCTGCCCTGCCCGACCTTCGAGGACGCCTTCAACGCGGTCTCCTCGGGCCAGGCCGCGCTCGCCATGATCCCGATCGAGAATTCGGTTGCCGGGCGCGTCGCCGATATCCATCATCTGATGCCGACGGCCGACCTCCACATCGTCGGCGAATATTTCCTGCCGATCCATCACCAGTTGATGGCGATCCCCGGCGCGAGTCTGCAGACGATCCGGACCGTGCACAGCCATCCGCAGGCGCTCGGCCAATGCCGCAACACCATGCGCCGGCTGCATCTGACGCCGGTCACCGAGAGCGACACCGCCGGCTCGGCGCGCCTGGTGCGCGACTGGCAGGATCCGGGCAGGGCCGCCCTCGCGCCGGCGCTCGCCGCCGAGATCTACGGGCTGGAGATCCTCGCCGCCGACGTCGAGGACGAGACGCACAACATGACGCGCTTCATCGTGCTGTCGAACGAGCCGCGATGGCCGCCCGTCGGCGACGGCCCCTGCATCACCTCGCTGCTCTTCACGGTGCGCAACCTGCCGGCGGCGCTCTACAAGGCGATGGGGGGCTTTGCGACCAACGGCGTCAACATGACCAAGCTCGAGAGCTACATGGTCGGCGGCTTCTTCTTCGCCACCCAGTTCTATGCCGATGTCGAGGGCCATCCCGACGAGCCGGGCCTGCGGCGCGCCATCGACGAACTGCGCTTCTTCTCCACCGAGGTGCGGATCGTCGGCGTCTATCCGGCCAATCCCGTCCGCGGCGTCCGCGCCCCGCCGGCGGAGTGA
- a CDS encoding 3-deoxy-manno-octulosonate cytidylyltransferase, whose product MSNPLILIPARMASTRLPGKPLAPIAGEAMIVHVWRRACESRLGRVAVATDAPEVAAAVRAAGGEAVMTRADHPSGSDRIYEALLALDPQARHDVVVNVQGDLPTIEPETIRTVFAPLADEAVDIATLAAVITREEERTDPNVVKAVGTPIGPGLLRALYFTRATAPWGEGPLLHHIGLYAYRRTALVRFVGLAPSTLEQRERLEQLRALEAGMRIDVAIVPAVPLGVDTPHDLERARILLESRNA is encoded by the coding sequence TTGTCCAATCCGCTCATCCTCATTCCCGCGCGCATGGCCTCCACGCGCCTGCCGGGCAAGCCGCTCGCTCCCATCGCCGGGGAGGCGATGATCGTCCATGTCTGGCGCCGCGCCTGCGAATCGCGCCTCGGCCGCGTCGCCGTCGCCACCGACGCGCCTGAAGTCGCCGCGGCGGTGCGCGCCGCCGGCGGCGAGGCGGTGATGACGCGCGCCGACCATCCGTCCGGCTCCGACCGCATCTATGAGGCGCTGCTCGCGCTCGATCCGCAGGCGCGGCACGACGTCGTCGTCAATGTGCAGGGCGACCTGCCGACGATCGAGCCCGAAACCATCCGGACCGTCTTCGCCCCGCTCGCCGACGAGGCGGTCGATATCGCCACCCTCGCCGCGGTGATCACGCGGGAGGAGGAGCGGACCGACCCCAACGTCGTCAAGGCGGTGGGCACGCCGATCGGGCCCGGCCTGCTGCGCGCCCTCTATTTCACCCGCGCCACCGCCCCATGGGGCGAAGGCCCGCTCCTGCATCACATCGGCCTCTACGCCTATCGCAGGACGGCCCTCGTCCGTTTCGTCGGCCTCGCGCCGTCGACGCTGGAACAGCGCGAGCGCCTGGAGCAATTGCGTGCCCTGGAAGCGGGCATGCGCATCGACGTCGCCATCGTGCCGGCCGTGCCGCTCGGCGTCGATACCCCCCATGACCTGGAACGCGCCAGGATCCTCTTGGAAAGCCGCAACGCATGA